In a single window of the Prevotella melaninogenica genome:
- the surE gene encoding 5'/3'-nucleotidase SurE translates to MNSKKPLILISNDDGYHSNGIRTLVSFLTDFADVVVCAPEAGRSGFSCAFSVVDYLLLKKRHNIPDCEVWSCTGTPVDCVKLALDQILVDRKPDLILGGINHGDNSSVNNHYSGTMGIAYEGCMKYIPSIAFSSCDYDPNADLSYQRDYVRLIVKKVLAEGLPKGICLNVNFPKVEKFAGLKVCRMGWGSWTREVEACKHPRGFDYYWMTGHYRNDEPDATDNDQWALEHGYVTVTPSKIDVTDYEVLDKMKTWESL, encoded by the coding sequence ATGAATTCTAAGAAACCACTCATACTTATATCCAATGATGACGGATACCACTCTAATGGTATTCGTACGCTCGTTTCATTCCTTACAGATTTTGCAGATGTTGTTGTCTGTGCTCCTGAAGCAGGACGTTCGGGTTTCTCATGTGCTTTCTCTGTGGTTGATTATCTGTTGTTAAAGAAGCGTCACAATATTCCTGATTGTGAGGTGTGGTCATGTACTGGTACGCCTGTTGATTGTGTGAAGTTAGCGTTAGACCAGATTCTTGTTGACCGAAAGCCTGATCTTATCTTGGGTGGTATCAATCATGGAGATAATTCTTCTGTGAATAATCATTACAGTGGAACGATGGGTATTGCGTATGAAGGTTGTATGAAATATATCCCTTCTATCGCCTTTTCAAGTTGTGATTACGATCCTAATGCAGATCTTTCTTACCAACGTGATTACGTAAGACTTATTGTCAAGAAAGTTCTTGCTGAGGGATTGCCAAAAGGTATTTGTCTGAATGTAAACTTCCCAAAGGTTGAGAAGTTTGCAGGACTGAAGGTGTGCCGTATGGGTTGGGGTAGTTGGACGAGAGAGGTTGAGGCTTGCAAGCATCCTCGTGGCTTTGATTATTATTGGATGACAGGTCATTATCGTAACGATGAGCCAGATGCAACCGATAATGATCAGTGGGCATTAGAGCATGGATATGTAACAGTTACGCCTTCGAAAATTGACGTGACTGATTATGAAGTGCTTGATAAGATGAAAACGTGGGAATCTCTTTAA
- the alaS gene encoding alanine--tRNA ligase, whose product MMTANEIRDSYLKFFESKGHVIVPSAPMVIKDDPTLMFTNAGMNQWKDIILGTKDPEPRRRADSQKCLRVSGKHNDLEEVGRDAALSHHTMFEMLGNWSFGDYFKEKAIDYAYEYLVNILHLDPKDLYVSVFEGDEAEGISRDDEAASYWEKHFPKNHIVNGNKHDNFWEMGDTGPCGPCSEIHIDFRSEEEKAQVPGEELVNKDHPQVIEIWNIVFMQFNRKSDGSLDPLKMQVIDTGMGFERLVRLMQGKTSNYDTDIFAPVIAEIEKISGKKYNHTFPEGANGEGVNEEQKVDIAMRVVADHLRAVAFSIADGQLPSNAKAGYVIRRILRRAVRYAYTFLGQKEAFMYKLLNVLVREMGAAYPELTAQRELIGRVMKEEEDSFLRTLEKGIMLLNGAMDELKAHGQTQLDGKEAFRLFDTYGFPLDLTELICAENGYTVDEKQFNEEMAQQKARARNAAAVENGDWEILREGEQEFVGYDYTEYECHILRYRKVTQKKNSFYELVLDHTPFYGEMGGQVGDQGVLVSEDETINVIDTKRENNQSVHIVKELPKNLEADFMACVDTEKRDASAANHTATHLLDYALKQVLGEHAEQKGSYVSPDTLRFDVSHFQKITDEELRQVEKLVNEMIRKDYPMDEHRDTPMEEAKKMGAVALFGEKYGDKVRVVRFGPSCEFCGGIHATSTGRIGFFKIVGESSVAAGVRRIEAMTGETCENAIYALEDTLRDLRTMFNNAKNLKAILAKFVEENDHMKKELESFRAQVVSRAAKNMVERAETVNGVHVVTSVLPIDPASAKDIVFKVREALPEKLVCVLGSVHDNRPLLSIMLSDDMVKDYSLNAGQIIREAAKLIQGGGGGQPHYAQAGGKNAEGIRSAVDKVIELISL is encoded by the coding sequence ATGATGACAGCAAACGAAATCCGCGACTCTTACTTGAAATTCTTTGAGTCGAAGGGACACGTTATCGTACCGTCTGCCCCTATGGTTATCAAGGACGACCCTACGCTGATGTTCACTAATGCTGGTATGAACCAGTGGAAAGATATTATCCTTGGAACAAAGGATCCAGAACCTCGTCGCCGTGCAGACTCGCAGAAATGTCTGCGCGTTAGTGGTAAGCATAATGACTTGGAAGAGGTAGGTCGTGATGCAGCTCTCAGCCACCACACCATGTTTGAGATGTTGGGTAACTGGAGCTTTGGTGACTATTTCAAGGAAAAGGCAATTGATTACGCTTACGAATATCTTGTAAACATTCTCCACCTCGACCCGAAAGACCTTTACGTATCAGTCTTTGAGGGTGACGAGGCTGAAGGAATCTCACGCGATGATGAGGCAGCAAGCTACTGGGAGAAGCATTTCCCTAAGAATCATATCGTCAACGGAAACAAGCACGATAACTTCTGGGAGATGGGTGACACAGGTCCTTGTGGTCCTTGTTCAGAGATTCATATCGACTTCCGTTCAGAAGAAGAGAAAGCTCAGGTACCTGGTGAGGAACTTGTAAACAAGGATCATCCACAGGTTATTGAGATTTGGAACATTGTGTTCATGCAGTTCAATCGTAAGTCAGACGGTAGTCTTGACCCATTGAAGATGCAGGTTATCGATACCGGTATGGGCTTTGAGCGTCTCGTTCGTCTCATGCAGGGCAAGACCTCAAACTATGATACAGACATCTTTGCACCAGTTATTGCAGAGATTGAGAAGATTTCAGGCAAGAAGTATAACCACACCTTCCCAGAGGGTGCTAATGGTGAGGGCGTCAATGAAGAGCAAAAGGTAGACATCGCTATGCGTGTTGTAGCCGACCACCTTCGTGCTGTTGCTTTCTCAATTGCTGACGGTCAGTTGCCAAGCAATGCTAAGGCTGGTTACGTTATCCGTCGAATCCTTCGTCGTGCCGTACGTTATGCTTATACCTTCCTCGGTCAGAAGGAAGCTTTCATGTACAAATTACTCAATGTATTGGTACGTGAGATGGGTGCTGCTTACCCAGAGCTTACTGCACAGCGTGAGCTGATTGGCCGTGTGATGAAGGAAGAGGAAGACTCATTCCTTCGTACATTAGAAAAGGGTATCATGCTCCTTAATGGTGCAATGGACGAATTGAAGGCACATGGTCAGACTCAACTTGATGGTAAGGAGGCTTTCCGCCTCTTCGACACCTACGGTTTCCCACTCGACCTCACCGAACTTATCTGCGCAGAGAACGGCTATACCGTTGACGAAAAGCAGTTCAATGAGGAGATGGCACAGCAGAAGGCACGTGCCCGCAATGCTGCTGCTGTTGAGAATGGTGACTGGGAAATACTGCGTGAAGGCGAACAGGAGTTTGTTGGTTATGACTATACAGAATACGAATGCCACATCCTTCGCTACCGAAAGGTGACCCAGAAGAAGAACAGCTTCTATGAGCTTGTACTCGACCACACTCCTTTCTATGGTGAGATGGGTGGTCAGGTAGGTGACCAAGGTGTACTCGTTAGTGAGGACGAGACAATCAATGTAATCGATACCAAGCGTGAGAACAACCAGAGCGTACACATCGTTAAGGAACTTCCAAAGAACCTTGAGGCTGATTTCATGGCTTGTGTTGACACAGAGAAGCGTGATGCTTCAGCTGCCAACCATACTGCAACCCACCTCCTCGACTATGCTTTGAAGCAGGTTCTCGGTGAGCATGCAGAGCAGAAGGGTTCGTATGTAAGTCCTGACACCCTTCGTTTCGACGTTTCTCACTTCCAGAAGATTACCGATGAGGAACTTCGTCAGGTTGAGAAGCTTGTCAATGAGATGATTCGCAAGGATTATCCAATGGACGAGCATCGTGATACGCCAATGGAGGAGGCAAAGAAGATGGGTGCAGTAGCCCTCTTCGGTGAGAAGTATGGCGATAAGGTTCGTGTGGTACGTTTCGGTCCAAGTTGCGAGTTCTGTGGTGGTATTCATGCCACCTCAACGGGTCGCATCGGTTTCTTCAAGATTGTTGGCGAGAGCAGTGTTGCTGCTGGTGTACGTCGCATCGAGGCTATGACAGGTGAAACTTGTGAGAACGCTATCTACGCTCTTGAAGATACTTTGCGTGATTTGAGAACAATGTTCAACAATGCTAAGAACCTCAAGGCTATCCTCGCTAAGTTTGTTGAGGAGAACGACCACATGAAGAAGGAACTTGAGAGTTTCCGTGCTCAAGTTGTTAGCCGTGCTGCAAAGAATATGGTAGAACGTGCTGAGACCGTGAATGGCGTACATGTTGTAACTTCTGTTTTGCCAATCGACCCAGCTTCTGCCAAGGATATCGTCTTCAAGGTGCGTGAAGCGTTACCAGAGAAACTCGTTTGTGTACTCGGTTCTGTACATGACAATCGTCCTCTCTTATCAATCATGCTTAGTGATGACATGGTAAAAGATTATAGCTTGAACGCTGGTCAGATTATCCGTGAGGCTGCTAAACTCATCCAGGGTGGCGGTGGCGGTCAGCCACACTATGCTCAGGCAGGTGGTAAGAATGCAGAAGGCATCAGATCAGCTGTGGATAAAGTAATTGAATTAATTAGCTTATAA
- a CDS encoding Abi family protein, whose protein sequence is MKNQKPRTLDDQLSILKNRGMHFHNEQLAKEYLSRISYFRLKYFWIDMLDKDSGNFKEDTYFEDVIDRYELDKSFRRIMFDAIETLEVGIRTRIISTFSLSTGTGLWYLDNRLFENKHYHKEFVLKLKYEFGRSTDPYARDFIRESKIWDELSFEGDNPDAWMIIETASFGTLSKMYKNLKAQSSLQSAIAKEFGLNSSKELSSWLESISVLRNMIAHHSRLWYKVFAKKPVNIKGYHEKWLNQDMTDNQRKRTFGVVSCVLYLVNSLDPKNNIKEQIIKIFSLHPKVPIYMLGFTDGWRENPIWK, encoded by the coding sequence ATGAAGAACCAGAAACCACGAACGTTAGACGATCAACTTTCCATTTTAAAAAATCGTGGAATGCATTTCCATAATGAACAATTAGCTAAGGAGTATCTTAGTCGTATAAGTTATTTCCGTTTGAAATACTTTTGGATAGACATGTTAGATAAAGATTCTGGAAATTTCAAAGAGGACACATACTTCGAAGATGTTATTGATAGGTATGAATTAGACAAATCTTTTCGTCGAATAATGTTTGATGCGATAGAAACCTTGGAAGTGGGGATTCGTACCAGAATTATATCTACCTTTTCATTATCGACTGGCACTGGATTATGGTATCTTGATAATCGCTTGTTTGAAAATAAGCATTATCATAAAGAGTTTGTCCTAAAGTTAAAATATGAATTTGGAAGAAGTACAGACCCTTATGCACGTGATTTTATCCGTGAGAGTAAGATTTGGGATGAATTATCATTTGAAGGAGACAATCCAGATGCATGGATGATTATAGAGACAGCTTCTTTTGGTACGCTCTCAAAGATGTATAAGAATCTTAAGGCTCAATCTTCATTGCAATCAGCAATCGCTAAGGAATTTGGACTGAATTCATCTAAAGAACTTTCAAGTTGGCTGGAATCGATATCTGTGTTAAGAAATATGATAGCCCACCACTCACGTCTGTGGTATAAAGTGTTTGCTAAGAAACCTGTTAACATCAAGGGATATCATGAAAAGTGGCTTAATCAAGATATGACAGATAATCAGAGAAAACGTACCTTTGGAGTTGTTTCATGTGTGCTTTATCTCGTTAACAGCTTGGATCCTAAGAATAATATAAAAGAACAAATCATAAAAATATTCTCTCTTCACCCCAAAGTTCCCATATACATGCTTGGTTTTACTGATGGCTGGAGAGAGAATCCCATCTGGAAGTAA
- a CDS encoding ParA family protein produces the protein MGKIIALANQKGGVGKTTTTINLAASLATLEKSVLVIDADPQANASSGLGVDIKEVDCSLYECIIDHADIKDAIYTTDIEGLDIVPSHIDLVGAEIEMLKLNGREKVMSSLLAPIRDEYDYILIDCSPSLGLITVNALTAADSVIIPVQCEYFALEGISKLLNTIKIIKSKLNPKLEIEGFLLTMYDSRLRLARQIYDEVKRHFQELVFKAVIQRNVKLSESPSHGLPVILYDADSTGAKNHLSLAKEIIEKNKK, from the coding sequence ATGGGAAAGATTATCGCACTTGCCAACCAAAAAGGCGGCGTCGGAAAGACGACTACCACCATCAACTTGGCGGCTTCTTTAGCTACGCTTGAGAAGTCTGTATTGGTGATTGATGCCGATCCGCAGGCGAATGCCTCCAGCGGTTTAGGCGTAGATATCAAGGAGGTGGATTGTTCGCTTTACGAATGTATCATTGACCATGCCGACATAAAAGATGCTATCTACACAACTGACATAGAAGGATTGGACATTGTTCCGAGCCATATCGACCTTGTTGGAGCTGAAATTGAGATGTTAAAGCTTAATGGTCGTGAGAAGGTTATGAGCAGCCTGCTTGCTCCAATCCGCGACGAATACGATTACATTCTGATTGACTGTAGTCCGTCACTTGGTTTGATTACTGTCAACGCCTTAACAGCAGCTGACTCTGTTATCATTCCTGTGCAGTGTGAATACTTCGCATTGGAGGGTATCAGTAAGCTGTTGAATACCATTAAGATTATCAAGAGTAAGCTGAATCCAAAGTTGGAGATAGAGGGCTTCCTGCTGACGATGTACGACAGTCGTCTACGTCTTGCCCGTCAGATTTACGATGAGGTGAAGCGCCACTTCCAAGAGTTAGTATTCAAGGCTGTTATCCAGCGTAACGTGAAACTCTCTGAGAGTCCGAGTCATGGTTTACCAGTTATCCTCTATGATGCTGACTCTACAGGTGCAAAGAATCATCTTAGCCTTGCAAAGGAAATCATTGAAAAGAATAAGAAATAA
- a CDS encoding lytic transglycosylase domain-containing protein: MSRKRYIVSFLVTMGATCGLYAQQQTVVDSRGKAVSVMIPDASETMAGYVDVDYIDDKFYNSGIETGFKNTPSTNATEPENGMEVIDRKMRNLSNVMTMTCNEEVKKYIDRYTKAGRQSTSYLLGRARYYNPIFEEALRFYGLPLELKYLPVIESGLNPNATSRVGAAGLWQFMATTGKQYDLQIDSYIDERRDPEKSSYAAARMLSDLYKRFGDWTLALAAYNCGPGRVSSAITKAGGGADFWAVYQHLPKETRGYVPAFIAANYVMNYYADYDITPLSTGLPNRCDTIIVEKDVTLAKIANVLGMNVDDLKVLNPQYRQGLIKAYATNGVAKLRLPSEMIEKFKDFKDQIYQNETPSEEPNMTIAATNTSQEAILY; this comes from the coding sequence ATGAGTAGAAAGAGATATATTGTTTCCTTCCTTGTTACAATGGGAGCAACCTGCGGATTGTATGCACAACAGCAAACAGTTGTTGACAGCCGTGGTAAAGCTGTGAGTGTGATGATTCCTGATGCATCAGAAACGATGGCAGGATATGTTGACGTAGACTATATAGATGATAAGTTCTATAATAGTGGTATAGAAACAGGGTTTAAGAATACACCCTCTACGAATGCAACAGAGCCAGAAAACGGCATGGAAGTTATAGATCGTAAGATGCGTAATCTATCGAATGTGATGACAATGACCTGTAATGAGGAAGTTAAGAAATATATCGATCGCTACACAAAGGCTGGACGCCAATCAACTTCTTACCTCTTAGGACGTGCACGTTATTACAACCCTATCTTTGAAGAAGCACTGCGTTTCTATGGTTTACCATTAGAGTTGAAGTATCTTCCTGTGATAGAATCAGGCTTAAATCCCAATGCTACCTCACGTGTGGGAGCAGCAGGACTATGGCAATTCATGGCAACAACCGGTAAACAATATGACCTTCAGATTGACAGTTATATTGATGAACGCCGCGACCCAGAGAAGTCTTCCTACGCTGCAGCACGTATGCTGAGCGACCTTTACAAACGATTTGGCGATTGGACATTGGCACTTGCTGCCTATAACTGTGGACCGGGACGTGTTAGCAGTGCTATCACAAAGGCTGGTGGTGGTGCTGACTTCTGGGCTGTCTATCAGCATTTACCAAAGGAGACACGTGGTTATGTTCCTGCTTTCATTGCTGCTAATTATGTAATGAACTACTATGCAGATTACGACATCACACCTTTATCAACAGGTCTACCCAACCGCTGTGATACGATCATTGTAGAGAAAGACGTTACACTTGCTAAGATTGCCAATGTATTAGGTATGAATGTGGACGATTTGAAAGTACTTAACCCACAGTATCGACAAGGCTTAATCAAGGCTTATGCAACAAATGGCGTAGCTAAGTTACGCCTACCTTCTGAGATGATTGAGAAGTTCAAAGACTTCAAAGATCAGATTTACCAAAACGAAACACCAAGCGAAGAGCCTAACATGACTATCGCGGCTACTAATACAAGCCAAGAAGCCATATTATACTAA
- a CDS encoding copper homeostasis protein CutC — protein MNRTDFEIEICANSVESCIEAQKGGANRVELCMGIPEGGTTPSYGEIKMAREVLTDTRLHVIIRNRGGDFLYTEQELLRMAMDIDLCRDLGVDGVVFGCLTAEGDIDMKANEYLMSHAKGMSVTFHRAFDRCREPEKALEQLISLGFDRVLTSGQQPTAEEGIPLLMRLHQLSNNRIKIMAGCGVNEKNIARIRQETAVPAFHFSAREPQPSRMTYSNPSVYMGAEGADENTIMLTTERRVRNTIDVLMGKMA, from the coding sequence ATGAACCGAACTGATTTTGAGATAGAAATATGTGCTAATAGCGTTGAAAGCTGCATCGAAGCACAGAAAGGTGGAGCTAATCGTGTAGAACTCTGCATGGGTATTCCCGAAGGTGGCACCACTCCTTCGTATGGTGAAATAAAGATGGCGAGAGAAGTATTGACTGATACTCGCCTACACGTCATTATCCGCAACCGTGGGGGCGACTTCCTTTATACCGAACAAGAACTTCTGCGCATGGCAATGGACATTGACCTCTGCCGTGACTTAGGTGTAGATGGCGTTGTCTTTGGCTGCCTTACAGCTGAAGGAGACATTGACATGAAAGCCAATGAATATCTGATGTCTCACGCAAAAGGAATGAGTGTTACCTTCCATCGTGCTTTTGATCGCTGCCGAGAACCAGAGAAGGCTTTGGAACAGCTCATCTCTCTTGGTTTTGATAGAGTACTGACTTCAGGACAGCAACCCACAGCTGAGGAGGGTATTCCCCTGCTTATGCGATTGCACCAATTATCTAACAATCGAATAAAGATTATGGCTGGCTGTGGAGTAAACGAAAAGAACATTGCTCGCATACGCCAAGAAACAGCCGTACCTGCCTTCCACTTCTCTGCACGTGAGCCACAACCAAGTCGCATGACCTACTCCAATCCATCCGTTTATATGGGTGCTGAGGGTGCAGATGAGAACACAATCATGTTGACAACAGAAAGAAGAGTGAGGAATACCATCGACGTACTAATGGGAAAGATGGCATAA
- a CDS encoding ParB/RepB/Spo0J family partition protein has translation MAVQKKYNRNAKTNALGRGLDALISTEAVSTQGSSTINEVALDQIEANPNQPRREFDPVALEELANSIRELGLVQPITLRQVDENRFQIIAGERRWRASQLAGLKAVPAYIRTIKDENVMELALVENIQREDLNAIEIALAYEHLLEKSGMTQERVAERVGKSRAAIANYLRLLKLPALVQMGLQKKEIDMGHARALLSLDSPSLQLKLYREILKNGYSVRKVEELCQQLNNGEDIQSAKKKISARTRLPEEFNILKQRLSSFFDTKVQMSCNADGKGKISIPFASEEELLHIMEVMDKMK, from the coding sequence ATGGCTGTACAAAAGAAATATAATCGAAACGCAAAGACCAATGCCCTCGGCCGTGGTCTGGATGCCTTAATATCTACTGAAGCTGTCAGTACACAAGGAAGTTCTACCATCAACGAGGTTGCCTTAGACCAGATTGAAGCCAATCCTAACCAACCTCGTCGTGAGTTCGACCCTGTTGCGTTGGAAGAGTTGGCGAATAGTATCCGTGAATTAGGACTCGTTCAACCAATAACCTTACGTCAGGTAGACGAGAACCGTTTCCAGATTATTGCTGGTGAACGCCGTTGGCGTGCCAGTCAGTTGGCAGGCTTGAAAGCTGTTCCAGCCTATATCCGTACGATTAAGGACGAGAATGTAATGGAGTTGGCGCTGGTTGAGAACATCCAGCGTGAGGACTTGAATGCGATTGAGATTGCTTTGGCTTACGAACATCTGCTTGAAAAGAGCGGAATGACACAGGAGCGTGTAGCAGAGCGTGTGGGTAAGAGCCGTGCTGCTATTGCTAACTACCTTCGTTTGTTGAAGCTTCCTGCATTGGTACAGATGGGTCTGCAAAAGAAAGAAATAGACATGGGACATGCCCGTGCATTGCTTTCTTTGGATAGTCCTTCACTGCAATTGAAACTCTATCGTGAGATTTTAAAGAACGGATATAGTGTTCGCAAGGTTGAAGAACTGTGTCAGCAACTCAATAACGGAGAAGATATACAGAGCGCAAAGAAGAAAATCTCTGCACGCACCCGACTCCCAGAGGAGTTCAATATCCTCAAGCAGCGACTCTCATCATTCTTCGATACGAAGGTACAGATGAGTTGTAACGCTGATGGAAAGGGGAAGATTAGTATTCCGTTTGCATCAGAAGAGGAATTACTTCACATCATGGAAGTGATGGATAAGATGAAGTAA
- a CDS encoding MerR family transcriptional regulator → MAENPHKLYYSIKEVAQQINVTESLLRYWETEFPHLRPKTTGNRVRQYTEKDIEQIKVIYNLVKVRGFKIAAARKMLQENRSGADKSQKVMETLFSVRDQLKELKKQLDGLV, encoded by the coding sequence ATGGCAGAGAATCCGCACAAACTGTATTATTCTATTAAGGAAGTGGCACAGCAGATTAACGTTACGGAGAGTCTGTTGAGATACTGGGAAACCGAGTTTCCACACCTTCGTCCTAAGACGACGGGTAATCGTGTACGTCAATATACGGAGAAGGACATTGAGCAGATTAAGGTTATTTACAATCTTGTCAAGGTGCGTGGCTTTAAGATTGCTGCTGCTCGCAAGATGTTGCAGGAGAATCGTAGTGGTGCTGACAAGAGCCAAAAGGTAATGGAAACCCTCTTCTCTGTGCGCGACCAACTGAAAGAACTCAAAAAACAATTAGACGGATTGGTATAG
- a CDS encoding DUF5683 domain-containing protein → MKMKNRILKGLLIAGILTSVTVMQAQDLPHDTLKVIYPGDSAVVEIPNSQDKYIEEKAILTPDDEGKLTSVLRKDSVGMVKKQGRDWSKWRPNPKRALWLALVIPGAGQVYNRKYWKLPIFYGGFVGCVYAMTWNNQMYHDYAQAYMDIMDNDPTTQSYNNFLHLGATITPANEERYKNIFKQRKDRYRRWRDLSIFTTIAVYALSVIDAYVDASLSDFDISDDLSLHIAPTVISNKSIATPNNPFRSSAIGIGCSLTF, encoded by the coding sequence ATGAAGATGAAGAATAGAATCCTCAAAGGACTGTTGATAGCCGGAATACTCACCAGTGTTACGGTCATGCAGGCACAAGATCTGCCCCATGACACGTTAAAGGTGATATATCCAGGCGACTCCGCAGTCGTTGAGATACCTAATTCGCAGGATAAATATATAGAAGAGAAGGCTATCCTCACACCAGATGATGAGGGTAAACTCACTTCTGTTCTGCGAAAGGATAGTGTCGGCATGGTAAAGAAACAGGGACGCGACTGGTCTAAGTGGCGCCCTAATCCTAAGCGTGCTTTGTGGCTTGCACTCGTCATTCCTGGTGCTGGACAGGTCTACAACCGTAAGTACTGGAAACTACCAATCTTTTACGGAGGCTTTGTTGGCTGCGTTTATGCCATGACATGGAACAACCAAATGTACCATGATTATGCGCAGGCTTATATGGACATTATGGATAATGACCCAACAACGCAGAGTTATAATAACTTCCTACACCTCGGAGCTACGATTACCCCTGCCAATGAAGAACGTTATAAGAACATCTTCAAACAGCGCAAGGACCGCTATCGTAGATGGCGTGACCTGAGTATTTTTACTACTATTGCTGTTTATGCCTTGTCAGTTATTGATGCTTACGTAGACGCTTCCTTATCCGACTTTGACATATCAGATGACCTCTCACTGCATATTGCACCGACGGTCATATCAAATAAGAGTATCGCTACACCTAACAATCCTTTCCGTTCATCGGCAATAGGTATTGGATGTAGTCTGACATTCTAA
- the lpxB gene encoding lipid-A-disaccharide synthase: protein MKYYLIVGEASGDLHASRLMQSLMQYDAEAEFRFFGGDLMTKVGGTRVKHYRELAYMGFVPVLLHLPTIFKNMKMCKEDIVRWKPDAVILVDYPGFNLNIAKFVKKNTNIPVYYYISPKIWAWKEWRIKAIKRDVREMFSILPFEVPFYEKKHNYKIHYVGNPTAEEVDNFRHVYSESKDEFCQCNGLSSKPIIALLAGSRKQEIKDNLPSMLEAARHFEDYQMVVAAAPSITESYYKKYLGDSEAKMVKTQTYELLSHATVALVTSGTATLETALMNVPQVVCYETPVPKLIRFAFKHIIKVRFISLVNLIADKEIVQELLADRFSIRNIANELYRILPGQPLRERMLADYQLVRERLGDKVAPDNAARIMVEKLSGRQVYELSSESENEFVSEQTYE, encoded by the coding sequence ATGAAGTATTACCTGATAGTTGGTGAAGCATCTGGCGACTTACATGCCTCACGCCTTATGCAGTCGTTGATGCAGTATGATGCAGAGGCTGAGTTCCGCTTCTTTGGTGGTGACTTGATGACGAAAGTGGGCGGTACACGTGTGAAGCATTATCGTGAACTTGCCTATATGGGTTTCGTCCCTGTATTGCTGCATCTACCTACCATCTTTAAGAATATGAAGATGTGTAAGGAGGATATTGTGCGTTGGAAGCCCGATGCGGTTATCCTTGTTGACTATCCAGGATTCAATCTTAATATCGCCAAGTTTGTAAAAAAGAATACCAATATTCCTGTCTATTACTATATCTCCCCAAAGATATGGGCATGGAAGGAATGGCGTATCAAAGCTATCAAGCGTGATGTAAGGGAGATGTTCTCAATCCTTCCGTTTGAAGTTCCTTTCTATGAGAAGAAACATAATTATAAAATACATTACGTTGGTAATCCTACTGCCGAGGAGGTTGATAATTTCCGTCATGTCTATTCAGAGTCAAAAGACGAGTTTTGTCAGTGTAACGGATTGTCTTCTAAGCCTATCATTGCTCTTCTTGCTGGTAGTCGTAAGCAGGAGATAAAGGACAATCTTCCTTCTATGCTTGAGGCTGCTCGCCATTTTGAGGATTATCAGATGGTGGTTGCCGCAGCACCTTCTATCACTGAAAGCTACTATAAGAAGTATTTAGGTGATAGTGAAGCAAAGATGGTAAAGACGCAGACTTACGAGCTTCTCAGTCATGCTACCGTAGCACTCGTTACCAGCGGTACTGCTACGCTCGAGACAGCCTTGATGAATGTTCCGCAGGTTGTCTGCTACGAAACACCTGTTCCAAAGTTGATTCGTTTTGCTTTTAAGCATATTATCAAGGTGCGTTTTATCTCTCTTGTCAATCTTATTGCTGATAAGGAGATTGTGCAAGAACTTCTTGCTGATCGCTTCTCTATTCGCAACATTGCTAATGAGTTGTATCGCATCCTTCCTGGTCAGCCTTTGCGTGAACGTATGTTAGCTGATTACCAACTTGTTCGTGAGCGTTTGGGTGATAAGGTGGCACCTGATAATGCGGCGAGGATTATGGTCGAAAAACTATCGGGTAGGCAGGTTTATGAGCTGTCAAGTGAATCTGAAAATGAGTTTGTTAGTGAGCAAACTTATGAATAA